Proteins encoded within one genomic window of Ammonifex degensii KC4:
- a CDS encoding ABC transporter ATP-binding protein, producing the protein MIRVENLVKVFGRIRAVDGLSFQVKEGEIFGLLGPNGAGKTTTIRILTMLTRPTAGEVYIAGHRLSTEAEQVKKIIGVVPQHINLDQELTVWENLELHGRLHRIPREERRRRIEELLEFIGLSDRRHDFIPRLSGGMKRRLMIARALMHHPRVLFLDEPTVGLDPQTRRKIWELIRQLNHQGVTILLTTHYIEEAELLCHRVGIVDHGHLIALGTPGELKARLGKVVVENFYNGVVDYHFFGSREEAVNFAAHLPGTVLIREVNLEDVFVELTGRRVRD; encoded by the coding sequence ATGATCCGGGTAGAGAACCTGGTGAAAGTCTTCGGCCGCATCCGGGCGGTGGACGGCCTTTCCTTCCAGGTAAAAGAGGGGGAAATCTTTGGGCTTCTGGGGCCTAACGGGGCGGGCAAGACCACTACCATCCGGATTCTCACCATGCTCACCCGGCCTACGGCGGGGGAGGTGTACATCGCCGGACACCGCCTCAGCACCGAGGCAGAGCAGGTGAAGAAGATAATCGGCGTGGTGCCCCAGCACATCAACCTCGATCAGGAGCTCACCGTTTGGGAGAACCTGGAGCTGCACGGGCGGTTGCACCGTATTCCCCGGGAGGAGAGGCGGCGGCGCATAGAGGAGCTTCTGGAGTTCATCGGGCTTTCCGACCGGCGCCACGACTTTATCCCCCGGCTTTCCGGCGGGATGAAGCGCCGGCTCATGATTGCTCGGGCACTCATGCATCATCCCCGGGTTCTTTTCTTAGACGAGCCTACCGTGGGTCTAGATCCCCAGACGCGCCGCAAGATCTGGGAGCTCATCCGGCAGCTCAACCACCAGGGGGTGACTATCCTTCTTACCACCCACTACATCGAGGAAGCGGAACTACTCTGCCACCGGGTGGGAATAGTAGACCATGGCCATCTCATTGCCTTGGGCACGCCGGGCGAGCTCAAGGCGCGCCTGGGCAAGGTAGTGGTGGAGAACTTCTACAACGGGGTGGTGGACTACCACTTCTTCGGCAGCCGGGAGGAGGCGGTAAACTTTGCCGCCCACCTGCCGGGCACGGTGCTGATAAGGGAGGTCAACCTGGAAGACGTCTTCGTGGAGCTAACCGGACGTCGGGTGAGGGACTGA
- a CDS encoding ABC transporter permease, with amino-acid sequence METAIRTVYTIWLREWLRFLRERSRIIGMIGQPLLYFLIVGQGISAAMAFRAAPPGVNLSYLQFMYPGILAMSVLFTSIFSGISIIWDREFGFLKEVLVAPVPRWAIALGKALGASTVALCQAAILLALAPLAQVHLTLPLIGKLLAVLFLISLAITFLGVAIASRMETMEGFQMIMNFLVMPLYFLSGAMFPLTNVPAWMSTLMHFDPLTYGVDALRHLIFAGAHPQVLAFLVHFSFTTDLLVLASMVLVLGGIGSWFFSRQV; translated from the coding sequence ATGGAAACGGCGATACGGACGGTATACACCATCTGGCTTAGAGAGTGGCTGCGCTTCCTGCGGGAAAGGAGCCGCATAATAGGCATGATCGGCCAGCCCCTGCTCTACTTCCTCATCGTGGGGCAGGGCATTTCGGCGGCCATGGCCTTCCGGGCCGCTCCTCCGGGGGTAAACTTGAGCTACCTGCAGTTCATGTACCCGGGAATCCTGGCCATGTCGGTGCTCTTTACCTCTATCTTCTCCGGGATTTCCATAATATGGGATAGGGAGTTTGGCTTTCTCAAGGAGGTGCTGGTGGCGCCCGTGCCCCGCTGGGCCATAGCCCTGGGCAAGGCTTTAGGAGCAAGCACCGTGGCCCTCTGCCAGGCGGCCATCCTCCTGGCGCTGGCCCCTCTGGCCCAGGTTCACTTGACCCTGCCGCTTATAGGGAAGCTTTTGGCGGTGCTCTTCCTTATCTCTTTGGCCATAACCTTCCTGGGCGTGGCCATAGCCAGCCGCATGGAAACCATGGAGGGATTCCAGATGATCATGAACTTTTTAGTTATGCCCCTTTACTTCCTAAGCGGCGCCATGTTCCCCCTGACCAACGTGCCCGCCTGGATGTCCACCTTAATGCACTTCGACCCGCTCACCTACGGGGTGGACGCCCTACGCCACCTGATCTTCGCCGGCGCTCATCCTCAGGTCCTGGCCTTTTTGGTGCACTTCTCCTTCACCACCGACCTTTTAGTGCTGGCCAGCATGGTGCTGGTCCTGGGTGGAATAGGCTCCTGGTTCTTCAGCCGACAGGTTTAA
- a CDS encoding (Fe-S)-binding protein, whose product MSPLNGLGAVEEEIIRCMKCGNCQSVCPIYKELRLESSVARGKIRLAEALLKEEVAATSALKERFDLCLTCLACESVCPSGVKVSSIILAARKELARKKGLPWIKRVLFSTLQRPRILRWGAKTAARLQDLAFKRLGSDKMQPRFPLGLERRRIFPALAPQSLLEQVEERHSVANPLARVALFAGCLTNYVFPSAGLATLYLLRQNRVEVIVPRGQHCCGSPLIYGGAADVVKEMARSHVTLFSSLKVDAVLTLCGTCGEAFQHFYPQLLQDAPGYREKAEELAQKTVDIARFLHQLPLDRNLLKPLDLTVTYHHPCHLGRGLGVVQEPVELIKSVPGVRYIPLQDPARCCGNAGSFSLTHYSLSYSILAHKLKDIAATGAQVVLTGCPACRMQLLDGLSQEKMPQEVWHTVELLARACGFPK is encoded by the coding sequence ATGAGCCCGCTAAACGGCTTAGGAGCCGTCGAGGAAGAGATTATAAGGTGCATGAAGTGCGGGAACTGCCAGTCAGTATGCCCCATCTATAAGGAGCTGCGGCTGGAATCTTCCGTGGCCCGGGGGAAAATCCGCTTGGCTGAGGCCCTGCTTAAGGAGGAAGTCGCGGCCACTTCGGCTTTGAAAGAGCGCTTCGACCTTTGCCTTACCTGCCTGGCATGCGAGTCCGTATGCCCAAGCGGGGTAAAGGTAAGCAGCATAATCCTGGCCGCCCGAAAAGAACTTGCCCGTAAAAAAGGTTTGCCATGGATCAAACGGGTGCTCTTCTCTACTTTACAGCGCCCCCGAATCCTGCGCTGGGGTGCCAAAACCGCCGCCCGCTTACAAGACCTAGCCTTCAAGCGCCTGGGCTCGGACAAGATGCAGCCCCGCTTTCCCTTGGGGCTGGAAAGACGCCGCATATTTCCGGCCTTAGCCCCTCAAAGTCTGCTTGAGCAGGTGGAGGAGAGACACTCTGTGGCCAACCCCCTGGCCCGGGTGGCCCTTTTCGCCGGCTGCCTTACCAATTACGTCTTTCCTAGCGCGGGCCTGGCCACTCTTTACCTCCTCCGGCAAAACCGCGTCGAGGTAATCGTTCCCCGGGGACAGCATTGTTGTGGCTCCCCCCTGATCTACGGCGGAGCTGCCGACGTGGTTAAGGAAATGGCCCGGTCGCACGTAACCCTCTTCTCCAGTCTCAAAGTGGACGCCGTTTTAACCCTTTGCGGCACCTGTGGGGAAGCTTTCCAGCACTTTTACCCCCAACTTCTGCAAGATGCGCCTGGTTATAGAGAAAAGGCGGAGGAGTTAGCCCAAAAGACAGTAGACATAGCTCGCTTTCTCCATCAGTTGCCTCTAGACAGAAACTTGTTGAAACCCCTTGACCTTACCGTAACCTACCACCACCCTTGCCACCTGGGGCGGGGCTTAGGAGTAGTGCAGGAGCCGGTAGAACTCATCAAGAGCGTCCCCGGCGTCCGCTATATACCTTTGCAGGACCCGGCCCGCTGTTGCGGCAACGCCGGCTCCTTTTCCCTCACCCACTATTCTCTCTCCTACAGCATCCTCGCTCACAAGTTGAAGGACATAGCGGCCACCGGAGCCCAGGTGGTCCTCACCGGGTGCCCTGCCTGCCGCATGCAGCTGCTGGACGGGCTAAGCCAGGAGAAAATGCCGCAGGAAGTGTGGCACACGGTGGAGCTCCTGGCCCGCGCCTGCGGCTTCCCCAAATAA
- the iscB gene encoding RNA-guided endonuclease IscB, with protein sequence MAPTFVGYPKVFVVDAEGKPLLPCHPARARKLLKSGKAEVLRGSPFTIKLKYPVSTPVGSLRAKVDDGSRYVGIALVNEHTGEVVFRGVLVQRGDVVRLLTLRREYRRGRRYRIVRHRPCRNRARQQVVPFPSVRQKKEAIYRVLADLAKIAPISGVDVELVSSGVKNPALPGKSTREKVLNRDGACVLCGSTRRLQRHHLVPRSKGGTDTPENQVLLCAECHRKLHAGGATLDRRGKTFAWVAHAVLGKAYLLALLSRFGEVRVAEGWQTKEWRESLGLPKSHTNDALSLFLPGGPLKVFGPEYLIWPLRRRRWEGNPTKTCEEKNGFRHWDVVRAVRAGKVVFGCVRSLKARAMTLRTAKDDNFEVSYSKARLLHRPRGLAYMPVW encoded by the coding sequence ATGGCCCCGACGTTTGTCGGCTATCCGAAGGTTTTCGTGGTGGACGCGGAAGGGAAGCCGCTTTTGCCGTGCCACCCGGCCAGGGCGAGGAAGCTCTTAAAGTCCGGGAAGGCAGAGGTCCTGCGCGGTTCTCCCTTCACCATCAAGCTCAAGTACCCGGTTTCCACCCCTGTCGGCTCACTTCGCGCCAAGGTGGACGATGGTTCCAGGTACGTCGGCATTGCCCTGGTCAACGAGCACACCGGCGAGGTAGTCTTCCGCGGCGTGCTCGTTCAGCGCGGCGACGTGGTGCGGCTTCTCACCCTGCGGCGGGAGTACCGGAGGGGCAGGCGCTACCGTATCGTACGCCACCGGCCGTGCCGGAACCGCGCTAGGCAACAGGTAGTCCCCTTCCCGAGCGTCCGGCAGAAGAAAGAAGCGATTTACCGGGTACTGGCCGACCTGGCGAAGATAGCGCCTATCTCCGGCGTGGACGTGGAGCTGGTCTCGTCGGGTGTGAAGAACCCCGCCCTGCCGGGCAAGAGCACGCGGGAGAAGGTACTGAACCGGGACGGTGCCTGCGTCCTGTGCGGCTCGACGAGAAGACTCCAGCGGCACCACCTCGTGCCGCGGTCGAAGGGCGGCACGGACACGCCGGAAAACCAGGTGCTGCTTTGCGCGGAGTGCCACCGGAAGCTGCACGCCGGGGGAGCCACCCTGGACAGGAGGGGGAAGACCTTTGCCTGGGTGGCGCACGCGGTGCTGGGCAAAGCGTACCTCTTGGCCCTGCTCTCCCGGTTTGGGGAGGTGCGGGTGGCAGAAGGGTGGCAGACGAAGGAGTGGCGGGAAAGCCTGGGACTTCCAAAGTCGCACACGAACGACGCTCTGAGCCTCTTCTTGCCGGGAGGACCGCTCAAAGTCTTCGGGCCGGAGTACCTGATCTGGCCCTTGCGGAGGCGCAGGTGGGAGGGCAACCCCACGAAGACCTGCGAGGAGAAAAACGGCTTCCGGCACTGGGACGTGGTGCGGGCCGTGAGGGCGGGGAAGGTGGTGTTTGGGTGCGTGCGGAGCCTCAAGGCGCGGGCCATGACCCTGCGGACGGCAAAAGACGATAACTTCGAGGTCTCGTACTCGAAAGCCAGGCTGCTGCACCGCCCGCGCGGTCTGGCTTACATGCCGGTCTGGTAG
- a CDS encoding ABC transporter permease, with amino-acid sequence MDFYAVLWRELVVLKRGFWKFFASRLVNPLLYLIAFGWGIGRSVQMPQGSYLEFVIPGIVALSAMTTSFGAAGTPLNMARLYHKTLEEYLIAPVSTFSFVLGRVLAATLRGLIAALIILGLALLFKTKLAIGGTFLLILFLTCFLFSALGVVAAMTINSHEDMANFTTFIIMPMSFLCGTFFSTAKLPPGVRQLIEILPLTHTNLALRELGTHGPFPWLSLGVLVFYSVLFFVLACYAVKHSRD; translated from the coding sequence ATGGACTTTTACGCTGTTTTGTGGCGAGAACTGGTGGTGCTCAAGCGGGGGTTCTGGAAGTTCTTTGCCTCGCGCCTGGTGAACCCCCTCCTTTACCTCATCGCCTTCGGCTGGGGCATAGGCCGGAGCGTGCAAATGCCCCAGGGAAGTTACCTGGAGTTCGTGATTCCCGGGATCGTGGCTTTAAGCGCCATGACCACCAGTTTCGGCGCTGCGGGCACGCCGCTTAACATGGCCCGCCTTTACCACAAAACCCTAGAAGAGTACTTGATCGCGCCGGTAAGCACCTTTTCCTTCGTGCTAGGCCGGGTGCTAGCGGCCACCCTGCGGGGCCTGATTGCCGCCCTCATCATTCTGGGCTTAGCCCTTCTCTTCAAGACCAAACTGGCGATAGGTGGGACTTTTCTCCTGATTCTCTTCCTTACCTGCTTCCTCTTCAGTGCTCTGGGAGTGGTGGCTGCCATGACCATCAACTCCCACGAAGACATGGCCAACTTCACCACTTTTATCATCATGCCCATGTCCTTCCTCTGCGGTACCTTCTTCAGCACCGCCAAGCTCCCTCCAGGGGTGCGGCAGCTGATCGAGATCCTTCCCCTTACCCATACCAATCTGGCCCTGCGGGAGCTCGGCACCCACGGCCCCTTTCCCTGGTTGTCACTGGGGGTGCTCGTCTTTTACTCCGTTTTGTTCTTCGTCCTGGCCTGCTACGCAGTCAAGCACTCCCGGGATTAA
- a CDS encoding L-lactate permease translates to MPWTQAVNPLGNLWLSALLDALPIVFLFCALAFWRMKGHIAGLITLLLAIVLAVGVHGMPGKMVLLTTLYGVLTGLFPIGWIVITAVFLYNLTVKTGQFEIIRSSIATITEDRRLQALLIAFSFGAFLEGAAGFGTPVAITAAMLAGLGFNPLYAAGICLIANTAPVAFGAIGIPIITAGAVTGIDDMAISQMVGRQLPFLSVFLPFWLVLIMAGWRGALEVWPAILVSGVSFALTQWFTSNYMTPMLPDVASALISIVALVVLLRVWQPPTIWRFPDEPPATLKTGKYSAGEVLRAWFPFIVLTILISDWGLKPVKALLDKVTVKIVFTGLDQAIIAGGKPLSVVYNFSWLSAGGTAILIAAIISAIVLRVSIGQFVEIFLKTLKDLRFALLTIAAVLGFAFVANWSGMTPTLGKAFTVTGVVFPFMSAFLGWLGVVITGSDTSSNALFCKMQQITAEGLGLNPVLTIATNSSGGVAGKMISLQSIAVGTGATGLVGKESELFRFCVLHSILFTAIIGIIATLQAYLFPGIIPPPVPAAKAAATPQALSQGVGILLGSLLLILILGVAVYRQKK, encoded by the coding sequence ATGCCTTGGACACAGGCGGTAAATCCGCTGGGTAATTTATGGCTCTCGGCTTTGCTCGATGCTTTGCCGATAGTTTTCCTCTTTTGCGCTCTGGCCTTCTGGCGCATGAAAGGACACATAGCGGGCCTCATTACTCTCCTCTTGGCCATCGTCCTAGCAGTCGGCGTTCACGGCATGCCGGGAAAGATGGTTCTTTTGACCACCCTTTACGGGGTTCTGACCGGCCTTTTCCCCATAGGCTGGATAGTCATAACGGCAGTTTTTCTCTACAACTTGACGGTCAAAACGGGACAGTTTGAGATCATCAGGAGCTCTATCGCCACTATCACCGAGGATCGGCGCCTGCAGGCGCTGCTTATTGCCTTTTCGTTCGGTGCTTTCCTGGAGGGAGCGGCAGGTTTTGGTACCCCGGTGGCCATAACGGCCGCTATGCTGGCCGGTCTGGGCTTCAATCCCCTTTACGCCGCGGGTATATGCCTTATCGCTAACACGGCGCCTGTGGCTTTCGGAGCTATTGGCATTCCCATCATCACCGCCGGAGCAGTGACCGGCATTGACGACATGGCTATAAGCCAGATGGTGGGCCGCCAGTTACCTTTTCTCTCCGTTTTCCTTCCCTTCTGGCTGGTTTTAATCATGGCCGGCTGGCGGGGAGCGCTAGAGGTTTGGCCGGCTATCCTGGTAAGCGGGGTTTCTTTCGCTCTGACCCAGTGGTTCACCTCTAACTACATGACCCCCATGCTGCCGGACGTTGCCTCGGCGCTGATTTCCATCGTGGCTCTGGTTGTCCTTCTGCGCGTGTGGCAACCTCCCACTATTTGGCGCTTTCCCGATGAGCCCCCGGCCACACTAAAGACCGGAAAATATTCGGCCGGGGAAGTTCTCCGGGCCTGGTTTCCCTTCATTGTCCTGACGATACTTATCAGCGACTGGGGTCTTAAGCCGGTAAAGGCCCTGCTGGATAAGGTTACGGTCAAGATCGTCTTTACCGGGCTTGACCAGGCCATCATTGCTGGTGGCAAGCCGCTGTCGGTGGTCTACAACTTCAGCTGGCTTTCCGCTGGGGGTACGGCCATCCTGATTGCGGCCATCATCAGCGCCATCGTCCTGCGAGTGAGCATCGGTCAGTTCGTAGAGATTTTCCTCAAGACCCTCAAGGATCTGCGCTTCGCCCTCCTGACCATTGCCGCTGTTCTGGGCTTCGCCTTCGTGGCCAACTGGTCCGGCATGACTCCTACCCTAGGCAAGGCTTTCACCGTGACGGGTGTCGTCTTCCCCTTCATGTCCGCCTTCCTCGGCTGGCTGGGAGTAGTCATTACCGGTAGCGATACCTCCTCCAATGCCCTTTTCTGCAAGATGCAGCAGATAACCGCTGAGGGCCTGGGGCTTAACCCGGTGCTCACCATAGCCACCAACAGCAGTGGCGGGGTGGCAGGGAAGATGATTTCCCTGCAGAGTATAGCTGTGGGTACTGGTGCTACCGGCCTGGTGGGCAAAGAGAGCGAGCTTTTCCGCTTCTGCGTGCTGCATAGCATCTTGTTTACTGCCATCATCGGGATAATCGCTACCTTGCAGGCTTACCTCTTCCCGGGGATAATTCCGCCACCGGTGCCGGCGGCTAAAGCGGCGGCCACCCCGCAGGCTTTGTCCCAAGGGGTGGGCATTCTCCTAGGTTCGCTTTTGCTCATCTTGATTCTAGGAGTGGCGGTCTACCGGCAAAAGAAGTAA
- a CDS encoding ATP-binding protein, translating to MAEERKRRVYPFAALVGQEEMKLALILNAINPKLGGVLIRGEKGTAKSTAVRGLAALLPELKVVADCPFGCDPDDVATMCQDCRERYQRGEELPVATRRMRVVDLPVSATEDRVVGTLDLEHAIKKGEKRFEPGVLAEANRGILYVDEVNLLDDHVVDVLLDAAAMGVNTVEREGVSFSHPANFILVGTMNPEEGELRPQLLDRFGLCVNVVGVRDPAARVEIVKRRAAFEEDPEGFCRQWEPAQEEIRRRILAAREILPAVKISDEMLLRIATLAVEMGVDGHRADIVLMKAAKTHAAYEGRTEVREEDILATAPLVFRHRLRRRPFEEVEEAERLAAALRRAWS from the coding sequence TTGGCGGAAGAAAGAAAAAGAAGGGTCTATCCTTTCGCCGCGTTGGTGGGCCAGGAGGAGATGAAGCTGGCCCTCATCCTCAACGCCATTAACCCCAAGCTCGGGGGCGTGCTCATAAGGGGGGAAAAGGGGACGGCCAAGTCCACAGCCGTGCGGGGACTGGCGGCCCTTCTGCCGGAGCTCAAGGTGGTGGCTGACTGTCCCTTCGGTTGCGATCCGGACGACGTGGCCACCATGTGCCAGGACTGCCGGGAGAGATACCAGCGGGGGGAGGAGTTGCCGGTGGCCACCCGGCGCATGCGGGTGGTCGATCTGCCGGTTTCGGCCACCGAGGACCGGGTAGTGGGTACGCTCGACCTGGAGCACGCCATCAAGAAGGGGGAGAAGCGCTTCGAGCCCGGCGTTCTGGCCGAGGCCAACCGGGGGATACTCTACGTGGATGAAGTAAACCTCCTGGACGACCACGTGGTGGACGTCCTGCTGGACGCGGCCGCCATGGGGGTCAACACGGTGGAGCGGGAAGGGGTCTCTTTCTCCCACCCGGCCAATTTCATCCTGGTGGGTACTATGAACCCAGAAGAAGGGGAGTTGAGACCCCAGCTGCTGGACCGCTTTGGGCTGTGCGTAAACGTGGTGGGGGTTAGAGACCCGGCGGCGCGGGTGGAGATAGTGAAGCGCCGGGCCGCCTTTGAAGAAGATCCCGAGGGGTTCTGCAGGCAGTGGGAGCCGGCGCAGGAGGAGATCCGACGGCGCATCCTGGCGGCGCGGGAGATCCTGCCCGCGGTTAAGATAAGCGACGAGATGCTCCTGCGCATCGCCACCCTGGCGGTGGAGATGGGGGTAGACGGGCACCGCGCCGACATCGTGCTCATGAAGGCGGCCAAGACCCACGCGGCCTATGAGGGGCGCACCGAGGTAAGGGAGGAGGACATCCTGGCCACGGCGCCTCTGGTCTTCCGGCACCGTCTGCGGCGCCGTCCCTTTGAGGAGGTGGAGGAGGCCGAGAGGCTGGCGGCAGCCCTGCGCCGGGCCTGGAGTTAA
- a CDS encoding FadR/GntR family transcriptional regulator: MKGLKPVKTRRTSDSILEQIKTLIIEGQLAPGDKLLTERELSERLQVSRASVREALSALNLAGILEIKHGEGIYIKRPEPNAVIEPLVFILLLEKDKVQNILEVRKALEVEAAGLAAERCPPELLQELEKIIEEMEAILPQGEGEKSAQLDLRFHLTLAQASCNPLISSLMNTIQEIIGQTLRITRALWLSATAGTTQRLFEEHREIYLAVAARDKFRAREIMYQHLWKVEVELARLLKHT, from the coding sequence ATGAAAGGACTTAAGCCTGTTAAGACCAGGCGTACCTCAGACAGTATCTTGGAGCAGATAAAAACGCTCATCATAGAGGGACAACTGGCACCGGGGGACAAGCTTTTGACTGAGAGGGAGCTCTCGGAGAGGCTGCAGGTGAGCCGGGCTTCGGTGCGCGAGGCGCTCTCGGCCTTGAACCTAGCTGGTATCTTAGAGATAAAGCACGGAGAAGGCATTTACATCAAGCGTCCCGAGCCCAACGCCGTTATCGAGCCCCTGGTTTTTATCCTGCTCTTGGAAAAAGATAAGGTGCAGAACATCTTAGAAGTGCGCAAGGCCTTGGAGGTAGAGGCGGCGGGTCTGGCCGCCGAAAGGTGCCCGCCGGAGCTCCTGCAGGAGCTGGAGAAGATAATTGAGGAGATGGAAGCCATCCTCCCTCAAGGAGAAGGCGAGAAGTCAGCGCAGCTGGACTTGCGCTTCCATCTTACCTTGGCCCAGGCCAGCTGTAACCCTTTGATCAGCAGTCTGATGAATACCATTCAGGAGATCATAGGTCAGACCTTACGCATCACCCGAGCCCTCTGGCTTTCGGCTACCGCCGGCACTACCCAGCGCCTTTTTGAAGAGCACCGGGAGATTTACCTGGCTGTGGCCGCTCGGGATAAGTTCCGGGCCCGGGAGATCATGTACCAGCACTTGTGGAAGGTGGAAGTGGAGCTGGCTCGACTACTAAAGCACACCTGA
- a CDS encoding daunorubicin resistance protein DrrA family ABC transporter ATP-binding protein, which produces MAPVIEVENLVKDYGKVRAVDGVSFQVEEGEIFGFLGPNGAGKSTTIKILCTLLKPTGGKARIAGYDVEKEPDQVRKQIGIVFQDNSLDDRLTAAENLYLHGLLYGLPRKVINRRIEEMLEMVDLATWKKEVVRNFSGGMRRRLEIARGLMHSPRVLFLDEPTIGLDPQTRAAIWDYIHRLRREEKITIFMTTHYMEEAENCDRIAIIDFGRIKALDTPERLKQQLGGDVITLVPANGADLGPILTKLYGLEVKPTSEGLCFRVKDGASFIPRLAAELGERIKSIHLRRPTLDDVFLSLTGRAIREEKASATERLRYSPHRRRH; this is translated from the coding sequence ATGGCTCCGGTCATCGAGGTAGAGAACCTGGTGAAAGATTACGGCAAGGTGCGGGCGGTAGATGGGGTTTCTTTCCAGGTAGAAGAGGGAGAGATTTTCGGCTTCCTGGGCCCCAACGGGGCGGGGAAGTCCACCACCATAAAGATACTCTGCACCCTTTTAAAGCCTACCGGAGGCAAGGCCCGCATAGCCGGCTACGACGTGGAAAAAGAGCCCGACCAGGTAAGGAAGCAGATAGGAATAGTATTCCAGGACAATTCTCTCGACGACCGCCTGACGGCGGCCGAAAACCTCTACCTGCACGGCCTGCTCTACGGCCTTCCCCGGAAAGTGATAAACCGGCGGATCGAGGAGATGCTGGAGATGGTCGATCTGGCTACTTGGAAGAAAGAGGTAGTGCGGAACTTCTCCGGTGGCATGCGCCGCCGCCTGGAGATAGCCCGCGGGCTCATGCACTCCCCCCGGGTCCTTTTCTTGGACGAACCTACAATAGGACTAGACCCTCAGACCCGGGCTGCCATCTGGGACTATATTCACCGGCTGCGCCGGGAAGAGAAGATCACCATCTTCATGACCACCCACTACATGGAAGAAGCAGAAAACTGCGACCGCATAGCCATCATCGACTTCGGCCGCATAAAAGCCCTGGACACCCCGGAAAGGCTGAAGCAGCAGCTGGGAGGAGACGTGATCACCTTGGTTCCCGCCAACGGGGCAGACCTGGGGCCCATACTCACCAAGCTTTACGGGCTGGAAGTGAAGCCGACCAGTGAGGGGCTGTGCTTCCGGGTAAAGGACGGGGCCAGCTTCATTCCCCGGCTGGCCGCCGAGCTGGGCGAGCGGATAAAGAGCATCCACCTGCGCCGCCCCACCTTAGACGACGTTTTCTTAAGTCTTACCGGCCGGGCCATAAGGGAAGAAAAGGCCTCCGCTACCGAGCGCCTGCGCTACAGCCCCCACCGGCGCCGCCATTAA
- a CDS encoding FAD-binding oxidoreductase, which translates to MALEKAIEALRRELGPQNVITTPEELICYSYDATADLPEGRPDVVVTPENTEQVVKVVKIARQFRLPVYPRGSGTNLSGGTVPLKGGIVLATVKMNRILEIDPANLTATVQPGVIIQELNNAVAPYGLIYPPDPGTVATATMGGSVAECSGGLRGLKYGVTRNYVMGLEVVLANGEVLRCGGKTVKNVTGYDLVRLFTGSEGTLGIITEIIVRLIPAPPARETMLAGFSCLADAGNAVTQIIEHKIIPATLEIMDRVTVEVVESYARIGLPTDVAALLLIEVDGLPEVVKAEAETVKKIVTQNNGWIKTAENEAQRENLLAARRAALPALARVKPTTILEDATVPRSKITDMLLALEEIAKKYNILIGTFGHAGDGNLHPTILADARDEEEMNRVRAAVEEIFRVAISLGGTLTGEHGIGLAKKRFLPWEMGETGVWVLKQIKKALDPDNLLNPGKIVDLTQEERN; encoded by the coding sequence ATGGCGCTGGAGAAAGCTATCGAAGCATTGCGCCGGGAACTAGGGCCCCAGAACGTGATCACCACCCCTGAGGAGCTAATTTGTTACTCCTACGACGCCACCGCCGACTTGCCGGAAGGACGTCCGGATGTGGTGGTTACGCCGGAGAACACCGAGCAGGTAGTGAAGGTGGTGAAGATTGCCCGCCAGTTCCGTCTGCCCGTCTACCCGCGCGGCTCCGGCACCAACCTGAGCGGGGGTACCGTGCCTCTAAAGGGCGGCATCGTGCTGGCCACTGTGAAGATGAACCGCATCTTGGAAATAGACCCCGCTAACTTGACCGCCACCGTGCAGCCGGGGGTGATCATTCAGGAGCTAAACAACGCGGTGGCCCCTTACGGCCTCATCTACCCTCCTGATCCAGGAACGGTAGCTACCGCCACCATGGGGGGAAGCGTGGCTGAGTGCTCCGGCGGCCTGCGAGGTTTGAAGTACGGGGTCACCAGGAACTACGTCATGGGGCTGGAAGTGGTGCTGGCCAACGGAGAGGTACTGCGCTGTGGGGGAAAAACGGTCAAAAACGTGACCGGCTACGACCTGGTGCGCCTCTTCACCGGCTCTGAAGGGACGCTGGGGATCATCACCGAGATCATCGTGCGCCTCATACCGGCCCCACCAGCCCGGGAAACCATGCTGGCCGGGTTTTCCTGTTTGGCCGACGCCGGAAACGCGGTAACCCAAATAATCGAGCACAAGATAATCCCCGCCACCTTAGAGATAATGGACCGAGTGACGGTCGAAGTGGTGGAAAGCTATGCCCGTATAGGACTCCCCACTGACGTTGCGGCTCTTTTACTCATTGAAGTAGATGGTCTTCCAGAAGTAGTCAAAGCCGAAGCTGAGACCGTGAAGAAAATTGTTACTCAAAACAACGGCTGGATCAAGACGGCCGAAAACGAGGCCCAGAGGGAAAACCTGCTGGCTGCCAGAAGAGCGGCCCTGCCTGCCTTAGCTCGGGTCAAGCCCACCACCATTCTGGAAGACGCCACCGTACCCCGGAGCAAGATAACGGACATGCTCCTGGCCTTGGAGGAAATAGCCAAGAAATACAATATCTTGATCGGTACTTTCGGGCACGCAGGGGACGGGAACCTGCACCCCACCATCTTGGCCGACGCCCGCGACGAGGAGGAGATGAACCGGGTAAGAGCTGCCGTGGAAGAAATCTTCCGTGTGGCGATTTCTTTGGGCGGCACACTCACAGGGGAACACGGCATCGGGCTGGCCAAAAAGAGATTCTTGCCCTGGGAGATGGGAGAAACGGGGGTCTGGGTGCTGAAGCAGATAAAGAAGGCTCTGGACCCCGACAACCTTCTCAACCCAGGGAAAATCGTTGATCTCACTCAGGAGGAGAGGAATTGA